A part of Myxococcus landrumus genomic DNA contains:
- a CDS encoding galactose oxidase-like domain-containing protein: MLHSWRVAFLAAWATVSAAQAQTPDLASVGQWTPVQKWPYSAVHTHLLPTGKVMFFSEFGDGDNPTLWDPQTNGLTALPKAGFNIFCAGHAFMADGRLLVAGGHIMDDSGLPYATIFDPFKLTWTRIPNMNAGRWYPTVTTLPNGDMLVIGGAKEDRSKNLIPQVWQPSKNAWRNLTDASLELMYYPWMFVTPQGKTFMAGYWKPARYLDTVGKGAWSVGPRTSYAHSRNAGSAVMYDEGKVLLTGGDNPPTNNVEVLDLNNTKPTWRTVPPMRYVRRQHNSTVLPDGTVLVTGGHSGPGTDNPKFPRYETELWDPTTEKWTELAPASAYRGYHSTTVLLPDGRVLSAGSKNVKTMQVFSPPYLFRGARPTITSAPTAIEYGENFRVTTPDAASITQATWIRLGSVTHAFDENQRFMRLRFTASNGGLTLTAPANANVAPPGHYMLFLLNGQKVPSVAKIIRVGGDGTAPTPNEPPPDTGFTAVAFGAEWKYDDRNIDPGPAWTQPTFNDTAWKKGPAQLGYGEADERTVLTKSSPPQPTVYFRRKFTIHGMVEKATLQLIHDDGVAVFLNGTQVYSRLISNPAHAAYADGACADNNLSQTTIPASRFVMGENTLAVMVKQANASSSDLSFDLELKVTTDGMQHDALFFESPNGGETLRPGSVQMLQWMTHGSGVDNVSVQFSPDNGANWATVETSTPNIGFFEWTVPHAETTQGVLRISDPARPDIEDRTDTPFTITAIPRFRAITFGEYWKFDDRNLDPGGQWTSLAFDDTAWRSGPGKLGYGDGDEHTVLNKTTPSQPTVYFRKKLSLSEAIRSANLRVLHDDGVAVWVNGRLVYSRFTDNGLGHDTFASNSLKDPIISTATIDASAFVPGDNIIAVMVKQSGADSSDVSFDLELNLEAR, from the coding sequence ATGTTGCATTCCTGGCGTGTCGCCTTCCTCGCCGCCTGGGCCACAGTCTCGGCGGCCCAGGCCCAGACTCCGGACCTGGCCTCCGTCGGCCAATGGACCCCGGTTCAAAAGTGGCCCTACTCCGCCGTGCACACCCACCTCCTTCCCACTGGGAAGGTGATGTTCTTCTCCGAGTTCGGGGACGGCGACAACCCCACGCTCTGGGACCCGCAGACCAACGGACTCACCGCGCTGCCCAAGGCGGGCTTCAACATCTTCTGCGCGGGCCACGCCTTCATGGCGGATGGCCGGCTGCTGGTGGCCGGTGGCCACATCATGGATGACTCGGGCCTGCCCTACGCCACCATCTTCGACCCCTTCAAGCTGACGTGGACGCGCATCCCCAACATGAACGCGGGCCGGTGGTACCCCACCGTCACCACGCTGCCCAACGGCGACATGCTGGTGATTGGCGGCGCCAAGGAGGACCGCTCGAAGAACCTGATTCCCCAGGTGTGGCAGCCCTCGAAGAACGCGTGGCGCAACCTGACCGACGCCAGCCTGGAGCTCATGTACTACCCCTGGATGTTCGTCACGCCTCAGGGCAAGACGTTCATGGCCGGGTACTGGAAGCCCGCGCGCTACCTGGACACGGTCGGCAAGGGAGCCTGGTCGGTGGGGCCACGCACCAGCTACGCCCACAGCCGCAACGCGGGCAGCGCGGTGATGTACGACGAGGGCAAGGTGCTCCTCACCGGCGGCGACAACCCGCCCACCAACAACGTGGAGGTGCTGGACCTCAACAACACCAAGCCCACGTGGCGCACGGTGCCGCCCATGCGCTACGTGCGCCGCCAGCACAACAGCACGGTGCTCCCGGATGGGACGGTGCTCGTCACGGGTGGCCATAGCGGCCCGGGCACCGACAACCCCAAGTTCCCTCGCTACGAGACGGAGCTCTGGGACCCCACCACGGAGAAGTGGACCGAGCTGGCTCCGGCCTCCGCGTACCGCGGCTACCACTCCACCACGGTGCTCCTGCCGGATGGCCGGGTGCTCTCCGCGGGCAGCAAGAACGTGAAGACGATGCAGGTCTTCTCCCCGCCATACCTCTTCCGAGGCGCGCGCCCCACCATCACCTCCGCGCCGACCGCCATCGAGTACGGAGAGAACTTCCGCGTCACCACGCCCGACGCGGCCAGCATCACCCAGGCGACGTGGATCCGCCTGGGCTCCGTCACCCACGCCTTCGACGAAAACCAGCGCTTCATGCGACTGCGCTTCACGGCGAGCAACGGCGGCCTCACCCTCACCGCGCCCGCCAACGCCAACGTGGCCCCGCCCGGCCACTACATGCTGTTCCTGCTCAACGGGCAGAAGGTCCCCTCGGTGGCGAAGATCATCCGCGTGGGCGGTGACGGCACGGCGCCCACACCCAACGAGCCGCCTCCGGACACGGGCTTCACCGCCGTGGCCTTCGGCGCCGAGTGGAAGTACGACGACCGCAACATCGACCCGGGTCCGGCGTGGACGCAGCCCACGTTCAACGACACCGCGTGGAAGAAGGGCCCGGCGCAACTGGGTTACGGCGAGGCCGACGAGCGCACCGTGCTGACGAAGTCGTCGCCCCCCCAGCCCACCGTGTACTTCCGCCGCAAGTTCACCATCCACGGCATGGTGGAGAAGGCCACGCTCCAGTTGATTCACGATGACGGCGTGGCGGTGTTCCTCAATGGCACCCAGGTCTACTCGAGGCTCATCTCCAACCCGGCCCACGCCGCCTACGCGGACGGAGCCTGCGCGGACAACAACCTGAGCCAGACGACCATCCCCGCCTCCCGCTTCGTGATGGGCGAGAACACCCTGGCCGTCATGGTGAAGCAAGCCAACGCCAGTTCCAGCGACCTGTCCTTCGACCTGGAGCTCAAGGTGACCACGGACGGGATGCAGCACGATGCCCTCTTCTTCGAGAGCCCCAACGGCGGAGAGACCCTCCGCCCAGGCAGCGTCCAGATGCTCCAGTGGATGACCCACGGCTCGGGCGTCGACAACGTGAGCGTGCAGTTCTCCCCCGACAACGGGGCGAACTGGGCCACCGTCGAGACGAGCACGCCGAACATCGGCTTCTTCGAGTGGACGGTGCCGCACGCGGAGACGACCCAGGGTGTCCTGCGCATCTCGGACCCGGCCCGGCCGGACATCGAGGACCGGACAGACACGCCCTTCACCATCACCGCCATTCCGCGCTTCCGCGCCATCACCTTCGGCGAGTACTGGAAGTTCGACGACCGCAACCTCGACCCGGGCGGACAGTGGACCTCGCTCGCCTTCGACGACACGGCCTGGCGCTCCGGCCCCGGCAAGCTGGGCTATGGCGACGGCGACGAGCACACCGTGCTCAACAAGACCACGCCGAGTCAGCCCACGGTCTACTTCCGCAAGAAGCTCTCCCTGAGCGAGGCCATCCGCTCCGCCAACCTGCGCGTCCTGCACGATGACGGCGTGGCCGTCTGGGTGAACGGCCGGCTCGTCTACTCGCGGTTCACCGACAACGGCCTGGGCCACGACACCTTCGCGAGCAACTCGCTGAAGGACCCCATCATCAGCACGGCCACCATCGACGCGTCCGCGTTCGTCCCGGGTGACAACATCATCGCGGTGATGGTGAAGCAGTCGGGCGCCGATTCGAGCGATGTCTCGTTCGACCTCGAGTTGAACCTCGAGGCCCGGTAG
- a CDS encoding LysR family transcriptional regulator, protein MSPTHTARRKGRVTQRSRPAASQPSNTGLDLSGINLNLAVALDALLTEGNVTRAAKRVGITQSAMSHALAQLRELLGDALLIRGRGGMVRTPRAEQLAAPLHRGLLEVQRALRNESVFEPRTSSRRFTIASGDYHAATLLPPLLEILDAEAPAVDITIRPLVVPQLEAQLESGEVDLVIAAFPDPFPALRQQRLFREDFVCIVRRDNTAVKRGLDLETYLSLPHVLISPRGDGAGAVDMALERMGQSRRIGLRLPYFLTAALSVVRSNHVLTAPRRLAELFQDLCPVKLMPPPVTLAPFDVLQLWHERFDNEPAHRWLRTQVARAAVAPRSSR, encoded by the coding sequence ATGAGCCCCACGCATACCGCCCGCCGCAAGGGCCGCGTCACACAGCGCTCCCGCCCCGCCGCCTCTCAGCCTTCAAACACCGGCCTGGACCTGTCGGGCATCAACCTCAACCTCGCCGTGGCCCTGGATGCCCTCCTCACGGAAGGCAATGTCACCCGCGCGGCGAAGCGCGTGGGCATCACCCAGTCCGCCATGAGCCATGCCCTGGCCCAACTCCGAGAGCTGCTCGGAGACGCCCTGCTCATCCGCGGACGGGGCGGCATGGTGCGCACGCCTCGCGCCGAGCAGCTCGCCGCCCCTCTTCACCGGGGACTGCTCGAGGTCCAGCGCGCCCTGCGCAACGAATCCGTCTTCGAGCCGCGCACATCCTCGCGCCGCTTCACCATCGCCTCGGGCGACTACCACGCCGCCACACTCTTGCCTCCCCTGCTGGAGATCCTGGACGCGGAAGCCCCTGCGGTCGACATCACCATCCGCCCCTTGGTGGTTCCCCAACTCGAGGCCCAGTTGGAGAGCGGCGAGGTGGACCTTGTCATCGCCGCGTTCCCAGACCCATTCCCCGCACTGCGCCAGCAACGGCTCTTTCGAGAAGACTTCGTGTGCATCGTCCGCCGGGACAACACCGCCGTGAAGCGCGGCCTGGACCTGGAGACCTACCTGAGCCTCCCCCATGTCCTCATCAGCCCCCGAGGCGATGGCGCTGGCGCCGTGGACATGGCCCTGGAGCGCATGGGGCAATCCCGGCGCATCGGCCTGAGACTGCCCTACTTCCTCACCGCCGCCCTCTCCGTGGTCCGCTCCAACCACGTCCTCACCGCTCCTCGACGGCTCGCGGAACTCTTCCAGGACTTGTGCCCCGTCAAGCTGATGCCGCCTCCCGTCACCCTCGCCCCCTTCGACGTCCTCCAGCTCTGGCACGAGCGCTTCGACAATGAACCCGCTCACCGCTGGCTTCGGACCCAGGTCGCCCGCGCCGCCGTCGCGCCACGCTCCTCCCGGTAG
- a CDS encoding bifunctional acetate--CoA ligase family protein/GNAT family N-acetyltransferase has product MDAHAPGPRKSDPSYNVLHQQHTRQPLDVIFKPRSVAVVGASERPGSVGRTVLWNLISNPFGGTVYPINPKRPNVLGIRAWPSLRSLPEPVDLAVVVTPAAAVPDVIRECAELGVQGAIIISAGFKETGEAGACLEREILQIAQAARMRIIGPNCLGVMRPPTGFNATFAGAMARPGNVAFISQSGALLTAILDWSLREAVGFSAFVSVGSMLDVGWGDLIDYLADDPMTRSILLYMESIGDARAFLSAAREVALTKPIIVIKAGRTAQAAQAAASHTGTLTGSDEVLTAAFRRTGVLRVESISDLFYMAETLARQPRPAGRRLTVLTNAGGPGVLATDALVSGGGELAVLGDETRRALDTFLPPQWSHGNPVDVLGDADPDRYAKALEVAGRDPGSDGLLVILTPQDMTEPTQTADRLKPYAKLPGKPVLASWMGGSEVAAGERILNDAGIPTFGYPDTAARIFNYMWRYSYNLAGLYETPTLTEEPTGGRDAARRLVDAARARGRTLLTEYESKQLLAAYGIPTVETKLATTEDDAVSEAGALGYPVVLKLHSFTVTHKTDVGGVRLNLQDADAVRHAFRGIRERLVELGQADAFQGVTVQPMVRLSGLELIVGSSLDPQFGPVLLFGAGGTLVEVFKDRALGLPPLNTTLARRMMEQTRIFQALHGVRGAKPVDLPELERLLVRFSQMVVEQRWVKEVDINPLLASSERLLALDARVVLHPSTVTEAELPKLAIEPYPEQYVAPFRLKNGEELLLRPIRPEDEPRMERFHRTLSEQTVFMRYAGLMQLSTRVAHERLARICFNDYAREMALVAERKGGELLGVGRLTRLRGTQDAEFAILISDAVQHQGLGSEMLRRLVEVGRAWGVQRIVADILAGNRAMQNISKRQGFSILPHEELAPDMVKAVKVL; this is encoded by the coding sequence ATGGACGCGCACGCCCCAGGCCCCCGAAAGTCGGACCCTTCCTACAACGTGCTGCACCAGCAGCACACGCGGCAGCCGCTGGACGTCATCTTCAAGCCTCGCTCCGTCGCCGTGGTGGGCGCCAGTGAGCGCCCCGGCAGCGTGGGGCGCACCGTCCTCTGGAACCTCATCAGCAACCCCTTCGGCGGCACCGTCTATCCCATCAATCCCAAGCGGCCCAATGTCCTGGGCATCCGCGCCTGGCCATCCCTCCGTTCGCTCCCAGAGCCCGTGGACCTCGCCGTCGTCGTCACGCCCGCGGCCGCCGTCCCCGACGTCATCCGTGAGTGCGCCGAACTGGGTGTCCAGGGCGCCATCATCATCTCCGCTGGCTTCAAGGAGACCGGCGAGGCCGGCGCGTGCCTGGAGCGCGAAATCCTCCAGATTGCCCAAGCCGCGCGGATGCGCATCATCGGCCCCAACTGTCTGGGTGTGATGCGTCCGCCCACGGGCTTCAACGCGACCTTCGCCGGAGCCATGGCTCGGCCGGGCAACGTGGCCTTCATCAGCCAGAGCGGCGCGCTGCTCACGGCCATCCTCGACTGGAGCCTTCGCGAGGCGGTGGGCTTCAGCGCCTTCGTCTCCGTGGGCTCCATGCTCGACGTGGGGTGGGGCGACCTCATCGACTACCTCGCGGACGACCCGATGACGCGCTCCATCCTCCTCTACATGGAGTCCATCGGCGACGCGCGCGCCTTCCTCTCCGCCGCACGAGAGGTCGCACTCACCAAGCCCATCATCGTCATCAAGGCCGGACGCACGGCCCAGGCCGCACAGGCAGCCGCCTCACACACGGGCACGCTCACGGGAAGCGACGAGGTCCTCACCGCCGCGTTCCGCCGCACCGGCGTCCTGCGCGTCGAGTCCATCTCCGACCTCTTCTACATGGCGGAGACCCTGGCGAGGCAGCCACGCCCCGCGGGGCGCCGCCTCACCGTCCTCACCAACGCAGGAGGTCCCGGGGTCCTCGCGACGGATGCACTCGTATCGGGCGGAGGTGAGCTCGCGGTGCTCGGCGACGAGACTCGACGCGCCCTGGACACCTTCCTGCCGCCCCAGTGGAGCCACGGCAATCCCGTGGATGTCCTGGGCGACGCCGACCCGGACCGCTACGCGAAGGCATTGGAAGTCGCGGGCCGAGATCCGGGAAGTGACGGGCTCCTGGTCATCCTCACGCCGCAGGACATGACGGAGCCGACGCAGACCGCGGACCGGCTCAAGCCCTATGCAAAGCTCCCCGGCAAGCCCGTCCTGGCGAGCTGGATGGGGGGCTCCGAGGTCGCGGCCGGAGAGCGCATCCTCAATGACGCGGGCATCCCCACCTTCGGCTATCCCGACACGGCCGCGCGCATCTTCAATTACATGTGGCGCTACTCGTACAACCTGGCGGGCCTGTACGAAACCCCCACGTTGACGGAGGAGCCCACGGGAGGAAGGGACGCGGCGCGCCGTCTGGTGGACGCGGCCCGTGCCCGAGGACGCACCCTGCTGACCGAGTACGAGTCCAAGCAGCTCCTCGCCGCCTATGGCATCCCCACCGTGGAGACGAAGCTCGCCACGACGGAGGACGACGCGGTGTCCGAGGCCGGCGCGCTGGGCTACCCCGTGGTCCTCAAGCTCCACTCGTTCACCGTCACGCACAAGACAGACGTGGGCGGCGTGAGGTTGAACCTCCAGGACGCGGACGCCGTGCGGCACGCCTTCCGTGGCATCCGCGAGCGATTGGTGGAGCTGGGCCAGGCCGATGCGTTTCAAGGCGTCACCGTCCAGCCCATGGTGCGGCTGAGTGGCCTGGAGCTCATCGTGGGCAGCAGCCTGGACCCGCAGTTCGGCCCCGTGCTGCTCTTTGGCGCGGGAGGCACGCTGGTCGAGGTGTTCAAGGACCGGGCGCTCGGGCTTCCTCCGCTCAACACGACACTCGCGCGGAGGATGATGGAGCAGACGCGCATCTTCCAGGCGCTGCACGGCGTGCGAGGCGCGAAGCCCGTGGACCTGCCGGAGCTGGAGCGGCTGCTCGTGCGCTTCAGCCAGATGGTGGTGGAGCAGCGCTGGGTGAAGGAGGTGGACATCAATCCGCTCCTGGCGTCATCGGAGCGGCTCCTGGCCCTGGATGCTCGCGTCGTCCTGCATCCCTCCACGGTGACGGAGGCGGAGCTGCCAAAGCTCGCCATCGAGCCGTACCCGGAGCAGTACGTGGCTCCCTTTCGCCTCAAGAATGGCGAGGAGCTGCTCCTGCGGCCCATCCGTCCCGAGGACGAGCCCCGGATGGAGCGCTTCCACCGCACGCTCTCCGAGCAGACGGTGTTCATGCGCTACGCGGGGCTGATGCAGTTGAGCACTCGCGTGGCGCACGAGCGACTGGCGCGCATCTGCTTCAACGACTACGCGCGCGAGATGGCGCTGGTGGCCGAGCGCAAGGGAGGAGAGCTCCTCGGCGTCGGGCGACTGACGCGCCTGCGAGGCACCCAGGACGCGGAGTTCGCCATCCTCATCAGCGATGCCGTGCAGCACCAGGGGCTGGGCTCGGAGATGCTGCGGCGGCTGGTGGAGGTGGGGCGTGCGTGGGGCGTGCAGCGAATCGTCGCGGACATCCTCGCGGGGAACCGCGCCATGCAGAACATCAGCAAGCGGCAGGGGTTCTCCATCCTCCCTCACGAGGAGCTGGCCCCGGACATGGTCAAGGCGGTGAAGGTGCTCTGA
- a CDS encoding siderophore-interacting protein — protein MASGKAILGGLVGRFLFREARVGRVRELSPHFRWMEVGGEDLRDVEWSPGDKVQVFLPGVGMRTYTPLVWDPMLGSTQFLVYLHGSSPGAQWGRAIKLGDRCQLFGPRDSLALDALEGPVVLFGDETSFAVAHTLKSAKVPSTDISRVFEVSSAHESLSVLSSLDMAGASIVERLPGDAHLAEVESKLRAALQQHGRANLVMTGRAQSIQALRARLRTSPIPFATQKVKAYWSEGKAGLD, from the coding sequence ATGGCATCAGGAAAGGCAATCCTCGGCGGACTGGTCGGACGGTTCTTGTTCCGGGAGGCCCGAGTCGGGCGGGTCCGTGAACTGTCTCCCCATTTCCGCTGGATGGAAGTCGGCGGCGAGGACCTGCGTGACGTCGAGTGGTCTCCTGGAGACAAGGTTCAAGTCTTCCTGCCAGGGGTGGGCATGAGGACCTACACGCCGCTGGTCTGGGACCCGATGCTGGGGTCCACGCAGTTCCTCGTCTATCTGCATGGAAGCAGCCCCGGCGCCCAGTGGGGCCGCGCCATCAAGCTGGGGGACCGGTGCCAGTTGTTCGGCCCGCGTGACTCCCTCGCGCTCGACGCCCTCGAAGGCCCCGTCGTCCTCTTCGGCGATGAGACGTCCTTCGCCGTGGCCCACACGCTGAAGAGCGCGAAGGTCCCCTCGACGGACATCTCCCGGGTGTTCGAGGTCTCCTCCGCCCATGAGTCACTTTCGGTCCTGTCCTCACTGGACATGGCGGGCGCGTCCATCGTGGAGCGACTCCCGGGCGACGCACACCTCGCCGAGGTCGAGTCGAAGCTGCGTGCGGCCTTGCAACAGCACGGACGCGCGAACCTGGTGATGACGGGGCGCGCGCAGTCCATCCAGGCCCTGCGAGCTCGCCTCCGCACGAGCCCCATCCCCTTCGCCACGCAGAAGGTGAAGGCCTACTGGTCCGAAGGCAAGGCCGGGCTCGACTGA
- a CDS encoding NmrA family NAD(P)-binding protein, which yields MHIVINTPNGNIGRSLALRLLEAGESLTVISRSEEKVAELVARGAKVVVGSTDDAAVLDRAFSGAKAVFWLTPPPARPDFIEWSEGLARLAARKAKEHGVARVVVLSSIGAQSGRGTGPVGALLAVEEAFKAAVPDVTILRPGYFMENLLREVPALASAGAIYLPIPADRKLPFVATADIARKAEEVLRDGAWKGHRYLGIHGPQSLAYVEVEKILSEVLGRPVRYVQVSLADARKGMQGAGVPGFVVELLSEMYQAVLDGRMDPEEPRSGETTTPTTLAQWAKEVLGPAVGKARVSAA from the coding sequence ATGCACATCGTCATCAACACCCCGAATGGAAACATTGGCAGGAGTCTCGCGCTGCGGTTGTTGGAGGCGGGGGAGTCGCTCACCGTCATCAGCCGGAGCGAGGAGAAGGTGGCGGAGTTGGTGGCGCGAGGCGCGAAGGTGGTGGTGGGCTCGACCGATGATGCGGCGGTGTTGGACCGGGCGTTCTCGGGGGCGAAGGCCGTCTTCTGGCTGACGCCGCCGCCCGCGCGTCCGGATTTCATCGAGTGGTCGGAGGGCCTGGCGCGACTGGCAGCGCGCAAGGCGAAGGAGCATGGTGTCGCGCGAGTGGTGGTGCTCTCGAGCATCGGGGCACAGTCAGGTCGGGGGACAGGCCCTGTGGGGGCGCTGCTCGCGGTGGAGGAGGCGTTCAAGGCGGCTGTGCCCGACGTGACGATTCTGCGTCCGGGCTACTTCATGGAGAACCTGTTGAGGGAGGTGCCGGCGCTGGCGAGCGCGGGCGCCATCTACCTGCCCATTCCAGCGGACCGGAAGCTGCCGTTCGTCGCGACGGCGGACATCGCGCGCAAAGCGGAGGAGGTGTTGCGAGACGGCGCGTGGAAGGGGCACCGGTATCTGGGCATCCATGGGCCGCAGTCGCTGGCCTACGTGGAGGTGGAGAAGATCCTCTCGGAAGTGCTGGGGCGTCCGGTGCGCTACGTCCAGGTGTCCCTGGCGGATGCGCGCAAGGGGATGCAGGGCGCGGGCGTGCCGGGGTTCGTGGTGGAGCTGCTCTCGGAGATGTACCAGGCCGTGCTGGATGGACGCATGGACCCGGAGGAGCCTCGGTCCGGCGAGACGACCACGCCTACGACGTTGGCTCAGTGGGCGAAGGAGGTCCTCGGGCCCGCCGTGGGGAAGGCCCGAGTGTCCGCGGCGTAG
- a CDS encoding DUF2378 family protein, whose protein sequence is MTSSEKLIFTQTVEALFVRALENRLTPACREHLRRAGLDLDQKLGRTYTLEQWKEFLRIAAGHVYGGVPAEAAYYSLGERFMDAYFGTFFGRALLGVVRLAGPRRMLLRAGMGFRAGNNFSVVEIVERSPTFVELRMNDVLADLPTFSAGLLARAVELCGGHRVVVLPEEFDGVSSTFHIRWAELTAEAAMPPPEDGAAGASRPRA, encoded by the coding sequence ATGACTTCTTCCGAGAAGCTGATTTTCACGCAAACCGTGGAAGCGCTCTTCGTGCGCGCCCTCGAGAACCGGCTCACGCCAGCGTGCCGCGAGCACCTGCGCCGTGCGGGCCTGGACCTCGACCAGAAGCTGGGGCGGACGTACACGCTGGAGCAGTGGAAGGAGTTCCTCCGCATCGCCGCCGGTCACGTCTACGGTGGAGTCCCCGCCGAGGCCGCCTACTACTCGCTGGGCGAGCGCTTCATGGACGCGTACTTCGGCACCTTCTTCGGCCGCGCGCTCCTGGGGGTCGTCCGGCTGGCCGGCCCTCGGAGGATGCTGCTGCGCGCGGGGATGGGCTTTCGCGCCGGCAACAACTTCAGTGTGGTCGAAATCGTTGAGCGCAGTCCCACTTTCGTGGAGCTGCGGATGAACGATGTCCTCGCGGACCTGCCCACGTTCTCCGCGGGCCTGCTGGCTCGCGCGGTGGAGCTCTGCGGTGGCCACCGCGTGGTGGTGCTCCCCGAGGAGTTCGATGGCGTCTCCTCGACGTTCCACATCCGTTGGGCCGAGCTGACAGCGGAAGCCGCCATGCCGCCTCCCGAGGACGGAGCCGCGGGCGCCTCGCGTCCTCGCGCCTGA